The Rhizobium sp. WSM4643 genome has a window encoding:
- a CDS encoding ABC transporter ATP-binding protein, translating into MASVAIDRVLKQYGAASVIHGVSADIADGEFVTLVGPSGCGKSTLLRMLAGLEDISGGEIRIDGRVVNDVAPKERDIAMVFQSYALYPHMTVRENMGFALKLQGRDKATIDKLVGEAAGILALEPLLERLPKQLSGGQRQRVAMGRAIVRHPKVFLFDEPLSNLDAKLRVTMRSEIKELHQRLGTTIVYVTHDQIEAMTMADKIVVMRAGRIEQIGKPLDLYDRPDNTFVAAFIGSPSMNLFEGGVSDGGFRIGGGVSLPLPPQLSQSAARIYGIRPEDLDIAETGIPATVLTVEPTGAETHLSVRVGTQTATIVLHRRVDLRPDQQIHLAPKSEKIHLFSAEGNRLG; encoded by the coding sequence ATGGCATCTGTAGCAATCGACCGGGTTCTGAAGCAATACGGCGCGGCCTCGGTTATCCACGGGGTTTCCGCGGATATCGCGGACGGTGAGTTCGTCACGCTCGTCGGGCCGTCCGGCTGCGGCAAGTCCACGCTTCTGCGCATGCTGGCGGGACTAGAGGATATCAGCGGCGGTGAAATCCGCATCGACGGCCGCGTCGTCAACGACGTCGCGCCGAAGGAGCGCGATATCGCCATGGTGTTCCAGTCCTACGCGCTCTATCCGCACATGACGGTGCGCGAAAATATGGGCTTTGCCCTGAAGCTGCAGGGGCGCGATAAGGCGACAATCGACAAGCTGGTGGGAGAAGCCGCCGGCATTCTTGCACTTGAACCGCTGCTGGAGCGCCTGCCGAAACAGCTTTCCGGCGGCCAGCGCCAGCGCGTCGCCATGGGCCGTGCCATCGTACGCCATCCGAAGGTGTTCCTCTTCGACGAGCCGCTGTCCAACCTCGACGCCAAGCTGCGGGTGACCATGCGCAGCGAGATCAAGGAGTTGCATCAGCGCCTTGGCACGACCATCGTTTACGTCACTCACGATCAGATCGAGGCGATGACCATGGCCGACAAGATCGTCGTCATGCGCGCCGGCCGCATCGAGCAGATCGGCAAGCCGCTCGATCTCTACGACCGCCCAGATAACACCTTCGTCGCTGCCTTCATCGGCTCGCCGTCGATGAACCTCTTCGAGGGCGGCGTCAGCGACGGCGGCTTCCGTATCGGAGGCGGTGTTTCCCTGCCGCTTCCGCCGCAATTGAGCCAAAGCGCGGCGCGCATCTATGGCATCCGCCCTGAGGACCTCGACATTGCGGAAACGGGCATTCCGGCCACCGTGCTGACTGTCGAGCCGACCGGTGCGGAGACCCATCTTTCGGTCCGTGTCGGCACGCAGACGGCAACCATCGTGCTGCACCGGCGGGTGGATTTAAGGCCCGACCAGCAAATCCACCTCGCGCCCAAATCCGAGAAAATCCACCTCTTCTCCGCCGAAGGCAATCGGCTAGGCTGA
- the zwf gene encoding glucose-6-phosphate dehydrogenase, giving the protein MSVLRKNSTRVGPGYPQVVVLVGATGDLSRRKLLTGLFHLTNAGFIPGCRIIGVSLDDIDADAFRTIARDSLDKFLTRKFSQSEWEAFAASLDYVPLAAGANALKEAVDRAEAALGAETRRVHYLSVPPSAALLAVQLLAQAELTERSRIIMEKPFGTDLASAVALNKKLHEVFDEKQIFRIDHFLGKEPAQNILAFRFANGLFEPIWNRNFIDHVQIDVPETLGLSTRAAFYETTGAYRDMVVTHLFQILGFMAMEPPTALEPAPISEEKNKVFRSMLPIEPRDVVRGQYIGYRNEPGVDPESDTDTFIALKCAIDNWRWAGVPFYLRTGKRMAEGQRIISIAFREPPKSMFPPGSGVGAQGPDHLTFDLADASKVSLSFYGKRPGPGFRLDKLSLQFAMSETGLIGEVLEAYERLILDAMRGDHTLFTTAEGIERLWEVSQPLLDNPPPVRLYDQGGWGPKSIHQLIAPHAWRLPFERAWRDAAKG; this is encoded by the coding sequence ATGAGTGTTTTGCGCAAGAATTCAACTCGGGTTGGCCCCGGCTATCCACAGGTCGTTGTGCTTGTCGGCGCGACAGGCGATCTCTCACGACGCAAGCTACTGACCGGGCTGTTCCACCTGACGAATGCGGGCTTCATTCCAGGCTGCCGCATTATCGGCGTCTCGCTCGACGACATCGACGCGGATGCCTTCCGCACTATCGCCCGTGACTCGCTGGACAAGTTCTTGACTCGCAAGTTCTCGCAGTCCGAATGGGAAGCGTTTGCCGCATCGCTCGACTACGTCCCGCTCGCTGCCGGCGCCAATGCTCTCAAGGAAGCGGTCGACAGGGCCGAGGCAGCACTGGGCGCCGAGACGCGGCGCGTGCACTATTTATCCGTGCCACCAAGTGCCGCCCTTCTGGCCGTGCAACTTCTCGCCCAGGCTGAGCTGACTGAACGCTCCCGAATCATTATGGAAAAGCCCTTCGGCACAGACCTTGCCAGTGCCGTTGCACTAAACAAGAAGCTGCACGAAGTGTTCGACGAGAAGCAGATCTTCCGCATCGACCATTTCCTCGGGAAGGAGCCGGCACAAAACATCCTGGCCTTCCGATTTGCCAATGGCCTGTTCGAACCGATCTGGAACCGGAACTTCATCGACCATGTGCAGATCGACGTCCCGGAGACGCTCGGCCTTTCCACCCGCGCCGCCTTTTACGAGACCACCGGCGCCTATCGTGACATGGTGGTGACCCACCTCTTCCAGATCCTCGGCTTCATGGCGATGGAGCCGCCCACTGCTCTTGAGCCTGCGCCAATCTCGGAAGAGAAGAACAAGGTGTTCCGCTCCATGTTGCCGATTGAGCCGCGCGACGTGGTGCGCGGTCAATACATTGGCTACCGTAATGAGCCTGGCGTCGATCCCGAAAGCGACACTGACACCTTCATCGCCCTAAAGTGCGCCATCGACAACTGGCGCTGGGCCGGAGTGCCCTTCTACCTGCGTACAGGCAAGCGCATGGCCGAGGGGCAGCGCATTATTTCGATCGCGTTCCGCGAGCCCCCGAAATCGATGTTCCCTCCGGGATCTGGCGTGGGGGCACAGGGCCCTGACCACCTCACTTTCGACCTCGCTGATGCCTCCAAGGTCTCGCTTTCCTTCTATGGCAAGCGCCCTGGCCCGGGCTTCCGGCTCGACAAGCTCTCGCTGCAATTCGCCATGAGCGAAACAGGCCTGATTGGCGAAGTTCTGGAGGCCTACGAGCGTCTGATCCTCGACGCCATGCGCGGTGACCACACGCTCTTCACTACGGCCGAGGGTATTGAGCGTCTCTGGGAGGTTTCCCAACCTCTCCTCGATAACCCGCCGCCCGTACGCCTCTACGACCAGGGCGGCTGGGGGCCGAAGTCGATCCATCAACTCATTGCCCCGCACGCCTGGCGCCTGCCGTTCGAGCGCGCCTGGAGGGATGCGGCAAAAGGGTGA
- a CDS encoding NAD(P)/FAD-dependent oxidoreductase, with protein sequence MPAPLNRVDTTPELPSTADAVVIGGGIVGVFAAYYLTRRGLKVALVEKGLIGAEQSSRNWGWCRQQNRDARELPMSTKSLDLWERFAAETGEDTGFRRCGLFYLSNSDQELSGWASWRDFARSVGVTTLMLSSAEATERGRATGASWKGGVFSPTDGTADPASAAPAVARAILKLGGTVHQSCAARGLDVEGGRLSGVVTELGTIRTKIAILAGGAWASSFCRQLGIRFPQASIRSSILSVSPGAGSLPDALHTSAVSVTRRRDGGYTLAISGRARVDPTPQQFRFARQFLPMFARRWRSLAPGGLEGFRSGHESLARWRLDRPTPMEHMRILDPTVDKATIALTHARALELLPALKKTAISAAWAGYIDSTPDGVPGIGEIATLPGFILAAGFSGHGFGIGPGAGHLIADIVTGDEPIVDPRPYHPDRFGASAWGKVADF encoded by the coding sequence ATGCCCGCACCACTCAATCGCGTCGACACCACGCCGGAACTGCCTTCCACCGCCGACGCGGTGGTCATCGGCGGCGGCATCGTCGGCGTTTTTGCGGCCTATTATCTCACCCGACGCGGATTGAAGGTCGCCCTCGTCGAGAAGGGCCTGATCGGCGCCGAGCAATCGAGCCGCAACTGGGGCTGGTGCCGTCAGCAGAACCGCGACGCCCGTGAATTGCCGATGTCGACGAAGAGCCTCGATCTGTGGGAGCGCTTCGCCGCTGAGACCGGTGAGGACACCGGCTTCCGTCGTTGCGGCCTCTTCTATCTCAGCAATAGCGACCAGGAACTGTCCGGTTGGGCCAGTTGGCGCGATTTCGCCCGCTCGGTCGGCGTCACGACACTTATGCTGAGCAGCGCCGAGGCAACCGAACGCGGGCGTGCCACCGGCGCTTCATGGAAAGGCGGGGTGTTTTCGCCGACCGACGGCACCGCCGACCCGGCGAGCGCTGCGCCGGCCGTCGCGCGTGCGATCCTGAAACTCGGTGGCACGGTGCATCAGTCCTGTGCGGCCCGTGGCCTCGACGTCGAAGGCGGAAGGCTCTCGGGCGTCGTCACCGAGCTTGGCACAATCCGGACAAAGATCGCTATCCTCGCCGGCGGCGCCTGGGCCTCCTCCTTCTGCCGCCAGCTCGGCATTCGATTTCCGCAAGCCTCGATACGCTCCTCGATCCTCTCCGTATCTCCGGGCGCAGGCAGCCTTCCGGATGCATTGCATACATCCGCCGTTTCGGTGACGCGACGTCGCGATGGCGGCTACACGCTGGCGATCAGCGGCCGCGCCCGCGTCGATCCGACGCCACAGCAGTTCCGCTTCGCGCGGCAGTTCCTGCCGATGTTCGCCCGGCGCTGGCGCAGTCTCGCACCCGGTGGGTTGGAAGGGTTTCGTTCGGGTCACGAATCTCTGGCCCGTTGGCGGCTCGACAGGCCGACGCCGATGGAGCACATGCGTATCCTCGATCCGACCGTCGACAAGGCCACCATTGCCCTCACCCATGCGCGGGCGCTCGAGCTTCTGCCCGCCTTGAAGAAGACCGCCATCAGCGCGGCCTGGGCGGGCTATATCGACAGCACGCCCGACGGCGTGCCGGGGATCGGCGAGATCGCCACCCTGCCGGGTTTCATCCTTGCCGCCGGCTTCAGCGGCCACGGCTTCGGCATCGGGCCTGGCGCCGGTCATCTGATTGCCGATATCGTCACAGGCGACGAGCCGATCGTTGATCCCAGGCCCTATCATCCCGACCGGTTCGGGGCATCCGCCTGGGGAAAAGTGGCGGATTTTTAA
- a CDS encoding Lrp/AsnC family transcriptional regulator, with translation MKLDRIDVKILYELQKNGRVTNVELAELVNLSPSPCLMRVKKLQSEGYIEGYSAQINVSKLGQTLTVFTEITLKNHRQIDFARFLAAIEKVDQVIECHLVSGGYDYMLKFVTAGIDEYQTIMERLTDLDVGIDKYFSFVVLKSPIIKAHMPLTTLFPH, from the coding sequence GTGAAACTCGACCGGATCGACGTAAAAATCCTTTACGAACTGCAGAAGAATGGCCGCGTCACGAATGTGGAACTCGCCGAACTGGTCAATCTGTCGCCGAGCCCCTGCCTGATGCGGGTGAAGAAGCTGCAGTCGGAGGGCTATATCGAAGGCTATTCGGCCCAGATCAACGTCAGCAAACTGGGGCAGACGCTGACGGTGTTCACCGAGATCACCCTGAAAAACCACCGGCAGATCGACTTCGCCCGCTTCCTGGCCGCGATCGAGAAGGTCGACCAGGTGATCGAATGCCATCTGGTTTCCGGCGGCTACGATTATATGTTGAAATTCGTCACCGCCGGCATCGACGAATACCAGACGATCATGGAGCGGCTGACCGACCTAGACGTCGGCATCGACAAATATTTCAGTTTCGTCGTCCTGAAGTCGCCGATCATCAAGGCCCACATGCCGCTGACCACCTTGTTTCCGCATTAG
- a CDS encoding ABC transporter ATP-binding protein: MSNFIEIRDLKVEATTDSGRRVEIIKGVSLDVAKGEIVALIGESGSGKTTIALTLMGHTRAGCRISGGSVSVGGNDMVTLSEKQRAKVRGTEVAYVPQSAAAAFNPATSIMDQVIEVTRIHRLMSPDDARARAVELFRALSLPEPETIGSRYPHQVSGGQLQRLAAAMALIGDPTLVIFDEPTTALDVTTQIEVLRAFKSVMKKGGIAGVYVSHDLAVVAQIADRIVVLKGGETQETGTTEEILNNAKHPYTRELLAAFEPKPRGAVGPAEPATAPLLRIEDLVSGYGQRQADGLPLIRAVEHVSLKVEKGRNLGIIGESGCGKSTLARTIAGILPAAVGKIVFDGTELHRNARERSRDELREMQIVFQYADTALNPAKSVEDILDRPLVFYHRMDRKARNARIDQLLDMVRLPRNLRHRRPGELSGGQKQRVNFARALAADPKLILCDEITSALDTVVAAAVIDLLKELQRELGLSYIFISHDLSVVEAICDEIVVMYGGRKVEEITSSTVKAPQHPYSQLLFSSVPTLDPAWLDGLQQDPELVRAYCRH; encoded by the coding sequence ATGAGCAACTTCATCGAAATCCGTGACCTGAAGGTCGAAGCCACCACCGATTCCGGCCGTCGTGTCGAGATCATCAAGGGTGTCAGCCTTGATGTTGCCAAGGGCGAGATCGTCGCTCTGATCGGTGAGAGCGGCTCGGGTAAGACGACCATCGCCCTGACACTGATGGGCCACACCCGTGCGGGCTGTCGTATCTCCGGCGGCAGCGTTTCGGTCGGCGGCAACGACATGGTCACGCTCAGCGAGAAGCAGCGCGCCAAGGTGCGCGGCACCGAAGTCGCTTATGTCCCGCAATCGGCGGCTGCCGCCTTCAACCCGGCCACATCGATCATGGACCAGGTGATCGAAGTCACGCGTATCCATCGGCTGATGTCGCCGGATGATGCGCGTGCCCGGGCAGTCGAGCTCTTCCGGGCGCTGTCCCTGCCGGAACCCGAGACGATCGGCAGCCGTTATCCGCACCAGGTTTCCGGCGGCCAATTGCAGCGTCTGGCTGCCGCCATGGCGCTGATCGGCGACCCGACCCTCGTTATCTTCGACGAGCCGACTACGGCGCTCGACGTCACAACCCAGATCGAGGTGCTGCGCGCTTTCAAGTCGGTCATGAAGAAGGGTGGTATCGCTGGCGTTTATGTCTCGCACGACCTTGCCGTCGTCGCCCAGATCGCCGACCGCATCGTGGTGTTGAAAGGCGGAGAGACCCAGGAAACCGGCACCACCGAGGAGATCCTCAACAATGCCAAGCACCCCTATACCAGGGAGCTGCTCGCTGCCTTTGAGCCAAAGCCGCGCGGCGCAGTAGGCCCCGCCGAACCCGCGACCGCTCCACTGCTGAGGATCGAAGATCTCGTCTCGGGTTATGGACAGCGCCAGGCTGACGGACTGCCGCTCATTCGCGCGGTCGAGCACGTGAGCCTGAAGGTGGAAAAAGGCCGCAATCTCGGCATCATCGGCGAATCCGGTTGCGGCAAGTCGACGCTCGCCCGGACCATCGCCGGCATCCTGCCGGCGGCGGTCGGCAAGATCGTCTTCGACGGCACGGAACTGCATCGCAACGCGCGCGAGCGTTCGCGTGATGAGTTACGCGAGATGCAGATCGTCTTCCAATATGCCGATACCGCACTCAACCCGGCCAAATCGGTGGAGGACATCCTCGACAGGCCGTTGGTCTTTTACCACCGTATGGATCGAAAGGCGCGGAACGCCAGGATCGATCAACTGCTCGACATGGTGCGCCTGCCCCGCAACCTGCGCCATCGCCGGCCGGGCGAACTCTCGGGCGGCCAGAAGCAGCGTGTCAACTTCGCCAGGGCGCTCGCCGCCGACCCGAAGCTGATCCTCTGCGACGAGATTACCTCGGCGCTCGACACGGTGGTCGCCGCCGCCGTCATCGACCTGCTCAAGGAATTGCAGCGCGAACTCGGCCTCTCCTACATCTTCATCAGCCACGACCTCTCGGTGGTGGAGGCGATCTGCGATGAGATCGTCGTGATGTATGGAGGCCGGAAGGTGGAGGAAATCACCTCCTCGACGGTGAAGGCGCCGCAACACCCCTATTCGCAACTGCTGTTCTCATCGGTGCCGACGCTCGATCCGGCTTGGCTCGACGGCCTCCAGCAGGATCCGGAACTGGTGCGGGCTTATTGCCGCCACTGA
- a CDS encoding ABC transporter permease, with product MTTTNSETTSGRLSGTRFGYRFNIVGAIGFTVICLWALVAIFAPWIIPYPVGEIIDLDYFGPMSRELWFGSDYLGRDMLSRILMGARYTVGISLAAVTIACFSGVVLGMIAAVAGGWLDTILSRFLDALNSIPSKLFGLVVVAAVGSSVPVLILTLSVIYIPGAYRFARALAVNINAMDFITVARIRGESTLYLIRSEILPNIVGPVLADLGIRFVFIVLLLSGLSFLGLGVQPPYADWGALVRENIGGLPFGAPAVMFPSLAIASLTISVNLLIDNLPQKIRDRSTS from the coding sequence ATGACCACGACAAATTCCGAAACCACCTCCGGCCGGCTGTCCGGAACCCGGTTTGGCTATCGCTTCAACATCGTCGGCGCGATCGGCTTCACCGTCATCTGCTTATGGGCGCTCGTTGCGATCTTCGCGCCATGGATCATTCCCTACCCCGTCGGCGAGATTATCGATCTCGATTATTTCGGCCCGATGAGCCGGGAACTTTGGTTCGGCTCCGATTATCTCGGCCGCGACATGCTCTCGCGGATTCTGATGGGTGCACGCTACACGGTCGGTATCTCGCTGGCGGCGGTCACGATCGCCTGCTTCAGCGGCGTTGTGCTCGGCATGATCGCAGCGGTGGCCGGCGGCTGGCTGGACACGATCCTCAGCCGCTTCCTCGACGCTCTCAACTCCATCCCGAGCAAGCTGTTCGGCCTGGTGGTCGTCGCTGCCGTTGGCTCCTCGGTCCCGGTGCTGATCCTGACGCTGTCGGTGATCTACATCCCGGGCGCCTACCGCTTCGCCCGGGCGCTCGCCGTCAACATCAATGCGATGGATTTCATCACCGTCGCGCGTATCCGCGGAGAAAGCACCCTCTATCTCATTCGCTCGGAAATCCTGCCGAACATCGTCGGGCCGGTGCTTGCCGATCTCGGCATCCGCTTCGTCTTCATCGTTCTCCTCCTTTCCGGGCTTTCCTTCCTCGGCCTTGGCGTCCAGCCGCCCTATGCCGATTGGGGTGCGCTGGTGCGCGAGAATATCGGCGGCCTGCCATTCGGTGCGCCGGCGGTGATGTTTCCCTCGCTTGCCATCGCCAGCCTGACGATCAGCGTCAACCTGCTGATCGACAACCTGCCGCAGAAAATCCGCGACCGGAGCACGTCATGA
- a CDS encoding ABC transporter permease — protein sequence MNRQVLSLVLSRLFVAVITLVIVSFAVFFATTLLPGDTATILLGQAATPEAVEGLRKAMHLDEPALFRFLRWLVGLLQGDLGTSYANQMPIAALIAGRFVNTLKLAGVTALFSVPIALTLGITAAMLRGTLYDRIVTVITIGVISVPEFMVATSAALIFAVYLKWLPALSFANEVHSLADLLRVYAMPVITLTFVVSAQMIRMTRAAVIETLNTPYVEMALLKGASRPRIVFRHALPNALGPIVNAVALSLSYLLGGVIIVETIFNYPGIAKLMLDAVATRDLPLIQSCAMIFCLGYLLLITIADIIAILSNPRLR from the coding sequence GTGAACCGCCAGGTCTTATCCCTTGTATTGAGCAGATTATTCGTCGCCGTGATCACCCTGGTGATCGTCTCCTTCGCCGTCTTCTTCGCGACAACGCTGTTGCCTGGAGATACGGCGACGATCCTGCTCGGCCAGGCCGCCACGCCGGAAGCCGTCGAAGGCCTGCGCAAGGCCATGCATCTCGACGAACCGGCGCTCTTTCGTTTCCTGCGCTGGTTAGTCGGGCTGTTGCAGGGTGATCTCGGCACGTCCTATGCCAACCAAATGCCCATCGCAGCTCTCATTGCCGGCCGCTTTGTCAACACGCTGAAACTTGCAGGCGTCACCGCGCTTTTCTCCGTACCGATCGCGCTGACGCTCGGGATCACTGCGGCGATGCTGCGCGGCACCCTTTACGACCGGATCGTCACAGTGATCACCATCGGCGTCATCTCCGTACCGGAGTTCATGGTTGCGACCTCCGCCGCGCTCATCTTCGCCGTCTATCTGAAATGGCTGCCGGCGCTGTCTTTCGCCAATGAGGTCCACAGTCTGGCCGACCTGTTGCGTGTCTATGCCATGCCGGTGATCACCCTCACCTTCGTCGTCTCGGCCCAGATGATCCGCATGACGCGCGCGGCTGTCATCGAGACGCTCAACACACCCTATGTCGAGATGGCATTGCTCAAGGGCGCCTCGCGGCCGCGCATCGTCTTTCGCCATGCGCTGCCCAATGCGCTAGGCCCGATCGTCAATGCCGTCGCGCTTTCGCTGTCCTATCTGCTCGGAGGCGTCATTATCGTCGAGACCATTTTCAACTATCCCGGTATCGCCAAGCTGATGCTGGATGCCGTCGCCACCCGCGACCTGCCGCTGATCCAGAGCTGTGCGATGATCTTCTGTCTGGGCTACCTGCTGCTGATCACCATCGCGGATATCATCGCCATCCTTTCCAATCCGAGGCTTCGATGA
- a CDS encoding ABC transporter substrate-binding protein — MNDKITNWTRSDDAMVESAIRRGATRRELLHMMLAGGVALSAGGLVLGRAGKALAAAPVSGGALKAAGWSSSTADTLDPAKASLSTDYVRCCSFYNRLTFLDKSGTPQMELAEAIESKDAKTWTVKLKTGVTFHDGKPLTADDVVFSLKRHLDPSVGSKVAKIAAQMTGFKAVDKQTVEITLASPNADLPTILSMHHFMIVSDGTTDFTKANGTGAFVKEVFEPGVRSVGIKNKNYWKSGPNVDSFEYFAISDDNARVNALLAGDIHLAATINPRSMRLVEAQGDGFTLSKTTSGNYTNLNMRLDMEPGNKRDFIEGMKYLVNREQIVKSALRGLGEVGNDQPVSPANFYHDAELKARTFDPDKAKFHFDKAGVLGQSIPIIASDAASSSIDMAMIIQAAGAEIGMKLDVQRVPSDGYWDNYWLKAPIHFGNINPRPTPDILFSLLYTSDAPWNESHYKSEKFDKMLIEARGSLDQEKRKTIYNEMQGMVAQEAGTIIPAYISNVDATTAKLKGLEANPLGGQMGYAFAEYVWLEA, encoded by the coding sequence ATGAACGACAAGATCACCAATTGGACCAGATCCGACGACGCCATGGTCGAAAGCGCCATCCGTCGCGGCGCCACCCGTCGCGAATTGCTGCATATGATGCTTGCGGGCGGCGTGGCGCTGTCTGCCGGCGGGCTCGTGCTTGGCCGCGCCGGCAAGGCGCTCGCCGCCGCGCCCGTTTCCGGCGGCGCGCTCAAGGCGGCCGGCTGGTCGTCCTCGACGGCCGATACGCTCGACCCCGCCAAGGCGTCGCTCTCCACCGACTATGTCCGGTGCTGTTCCTTCTATAACCGGCTCACCTTCCTCGACAAATCAGGCACGCCGCAGATGGAGCTTGCCGAAGCGATCGAGTCCAAGGATGCGAAGACCTGGACGGTCAAGCTGAAGACCGGCGTTACCTTCCATGACGGCAAGCCGCTGACCGCCGATGACGTGGTTTTCTCGCTGAAGCGCCATCTCGATCCGTCCGTCGGCTCGAAGGTCGCCAAGATCGCCGCACAGATGACCGGCTTCAAGGCGGTCGACAAACAAACCGTCGAGATCACGCTGGCCAGCCCGAATGCCGACCTGCCGACCATACTGTCGATGCATCACTTCATGATCGTTTCCGACGGCACGACCGATTTCACCAAGGCCAACGGCACCGGCGCTTTCGTCAAGGAAGTCTTCGAACCGGGTGTTCGCTCGGTCGGGATCAAGAACAAGAACTACTGGAAATCCGGCCCGAACGTCGATTCCTTCGAATACTTCGCTATCAGCGACGACAATGCCCGCGTCAACGCGCTGCTTGCGGGCGACATCCATCTCGCGGCCACGATCAATCCGCGCTCTATGCGCCTCGTCGAGGCCCAGGGCGACGGCTTCACCTTGTCTAAGACGACGTCCGGCAACTATACCAACCTCAACATGCGACTGGATATGGAGCCCGGCAACAAGCGGGATTTCATCGAGGGCATGAAGTATCTCGTCAACCGCGAACAGATCGTCAAATCGGCGCTGCGCGGTCTCGGCGAGGTCGGCAACGATCAACCCGTTTCACCGGCGAACTTCTATCATGACGCAGAGCTGAAAGCGCGGACCTTCGATCCCGACAAGGCGAAGTTCCATTTCGACAAGGCCGGCGTTCTCGGACAATCCATCCCGATCATCGCCTCCGATGCGGCGAGTTCCTCGATCGACATGGCCATGATCATCCAGGCCGCCGGCGCCGAAATCGGCATGAAGCTCGATGTCCAGCGAGTGCCATCCGATGGTTACTGGGACAATTACTGGCTCAAGGCGCCGATCCACTTCGGCAATATCAACCCGCGCCCGACCCCTGACATCCTCTTCTCCCTGCTCTACACCTCGGACGCACCGTGGAACGAAAGCCACTACAAATCGGAGAAATTCGACAAGATGCTGATCGAGGCGCGTGGTTCTCTCGATCAAGAGAAGCGCAAGACGATCTACAACGAGATGCAGGGCATGGTCGCCCAGGAAGCTGGTACAATCATTCCGGCCTATATCTCGAACGTCGATGCCACGACCGCCAAGCTCAAGGGCCTGGAAGCCAACCCGCTAGGCGGCCAGATGGGATACGCTTTCGCGGAATATGTCTGGCTTGAAGCCTGA
- a CDS encoding HAD-IA family hydrolase, which produces MSKSLSEFKYMTFDVVGTLIDFEGGLKTCLTEIAAEAGTEVDGEQALSLYRAARYSEDADLFPDDLVRVYLAIAPKLRLPAEQKYGEQLRDSAKSWKGFADSAAALARLSKDYRLVAMTNARRWAFDFFEKELGNPFYAAFTADDTGTEKPDPAFFEKVVDYVAWEGHSKDDILHVAQSQYHDIGISRKLGLTNCWIERRHAEKGYGGTIEPAEFTKPDYHFTSMAGLADAVAAARA; this is translated from the coding sequence GTGAGCAAAAGCCTTTCGGAATTCAAATATATGACCTTCGACGTCGTCGGCACGCTCATCGACTTCGAAGGCGGCCTCAAGACCTGCCTAACCGAGATCGCGGCCGAGGCGGGGACTGAAGTCGACGGCGAGCAGGCTCTTAGCCTTTACCGCGCAGCCCGCTACTCCGAAGACGCCGATCTCTTTCCCGACGACCTCGTTCGCGTCTACCTCGCGATCGCGCCGAAGCTCCGCCTGCCCGCCGAGCAAAAATATGGCGAACAGCTGCGGGATTCGGCAAAGAGCTGGAAGGGTTTTGCCGACAGCGCCGCGGCGCTGGCTAGACTTTCAAAAGATTACCGCCTCGTTGCGATGACCAACGCCCGCCGCTGGGCATTCGATTTCTTCGAGAAGGAACTCGGAAATCCCTTTTATGCCGCCTTCACAGCGGATGATACGGGGACCGAGAAACCCGATCCCGCCTTCTTCGAGAAGGTGGTCGACTATGTCGCCTGGGAAGGACATTCGAAAGACGACATCCTGCATGTCGCCCAGAGCCAATACCACGATATCGGGATCTCCAGGAAACTCGGGCTGACCAATTGCTGGATCGAGCGGCGACATGCCGAGAAGGGTTACGGCGGCACGATCGAACCGGCCGAGTTCACCAAACCCGACTACCATTTCACCTCCATGGCCGGCCTTGCCGATGCCGTGGCCGCCGCGCGCGCCTGA